The following DNA comes from Papaver somniferum cultivar HN1 chromosome 4, ASM357369v1, whole genome shotgun sequence.
atgtcaactccggaactttaGGTTGCACCTaaatttgcaaaccggtacgtgaactgtaaaagttatgtcaactccggaactcagttattgcttataagtttgcaaaccggtccacgTACTGTGACTCAGCCGACTCACGAACGATCCAAgtaattgtaccttgtacatttaccaactatgtcgattatgattcaattgcaattaaattatttctatgaagtaatttgcatttgatcagtTCTCTagttaacactagactcatttaatcacatgattgtgattctatgaagtaatttgcatttgatcagtTCTCTAGTTAAAAGTAGACTCATtttatcacatgattgtgactcaagattaatgtcttagtgaacatgatAATGAGTGTTATAAGCTTTTAAAGTTCAAATCGTCTAGTTtgggctaaccatgttgaacatagtctttatacacgattcagttacggtttacctaacctgagtgtatatcttgtatatatgaataagattcaaagctttcatctaacggtgcatattgtttgcttggttccaaagctatattATTTTAaacctaagagcttctccaatggcatgtgtgtggaGATTAATGTCAAAATCCACCTAGGATGCAAAcccattttctctaaaaacattcTCCAACCCGGATGTCATAAATCAATGTATGCATGACTTTAGGTAGAAAATGTCAAGGAGAATGTCTAGTTTTCCACATTCcccttgacattgtctaccatcctagtcatctttttttaattaaaaatatattaTTTACTAAAAATTAATTCCAGTATAATGAATAACCATTTTTAGCTCtaacaaaattttaaaattactaaacataaaatttacatctaataagaaaatgatcaaaaacaacaccattggagatgaatgACTTTTTTCacctaaatttaaggaaaaatggAATAAAaatgtcttgtttgtgttgccacataggaaatacatacaacaaccattggagaagctctaagaaaCCTATATTCAAGAATTTGCATACTAAATCGTCCTATGTAATgcactaatttcctaaactatgtaatggaTATTTTGTTTATGAAAGTACCATATAATCGGTCTATGTGAGCATTTATAACATCCGTTTATAGCAATCGGTTTATGTGTACATTAGTAAGAAACGATTCTGGATTTTCTTCGTCAATTTAAAAATCTcaactcagaatcggtttacgagtGCATGAACATATATCGATTATGTGTTAAGATTTTTCGAAAAAAGATCAAAACTTTTACCTACTTTTGATGATGATTTCAGATTAGTTAATTTTTAGATTAACATGATTAAACATAAATTAACCACATTTGGTTGCATCTTAGGCAAATAATAATATAACGAAGCTAACAAGACTACACGGTGCTGTAGACTAATTATTCATTTCGCATCTTAGGCAAACTAATTATTTTGTATCAATTACTGTTCATATTAATCTAAAGAAGTACTCCACGGAATCATACAAATTCTCTACCATACAAAATATCATGTCCTGGGAACGAACGTAAACCATTATCAAGTACCCATAATCAACACCAACTCAGATGAATTGAAGTTGAGTCAACTCAGAAAATTTGGAAGAGATTAAGGAAATCCAGGGTTCCCTTTTTACTTCTCCCATTTGCTGTTCCGTCGAAGAAGAGGAATTTGACAGAAGAAAGCATAATTCCAGGGCGTTCTGGTCGACTCAGATGTTAAGCCCAATACGAGTCAGGTATGACCTTAATACGAGTCAGATATATATTTCGAGTCAGCTAGCAAACAAACGGTCTTGATTTACATTATTATATGTGTTAATGGGCCTGGCCTGGTTGGTGGTGGTCTTAATATTAAATAGGAaattttcttgtttggtcctaggcccaaatAGTTATTTATTCCTGGGTCCAACCGAAAATTAATATTATTCTTAGGTCCACAAGATGGAAAAGACCTGGCTGCCCCTCCATGATACGTGTGAATGTCTTCTCTCTATTCGAAGTTCGAACCCACTGGTTAGCAAAAACACCTTCTGTCTTCGTCTCTCTTCGTTTTTCCTTTCCCTTCTCTATTCTAAGAGAATTCTTGTGATTcaatcaaggaatcacaaaccaaAAACCTAGATTCCTATCTTTGAGAAACCAAAACTCTAAACTCTAAACCTAGATTTCGATTTTCCATATTGAATCAAGGTTTTTTTTCTAAATCTACGAAGATAGTACTGCTCctatataagaagaagatgattatgaAGAATCACCAACACAAAAAACCAAATAAGcgagcaaaaaacaaacaaacagaaAAAGAGTATCGAAATCAGTAGCAGAAAAAGGTATgaatcagaagtacatatatgatgtacgggAAAAACCTAATTTATTTTAACCAATATGATACATCACTGCGTATAAgatgtttttttttggattttgacTGTTTAATCAGAGGTACATAACTCAAAATCTGATGAAAATCATCATAAGTGACATGCGTTTAGTGTTTGTGTTTGTAGTTTGTATTTTCTGACATATAGATTTGTGGGTACATAACTCAAAAACTGATTGAATAACAATCAAAGTGACACGCGGtgtgtttttattgttttctgaCACATAGATCCACCAGTACATATATACAATACCGAGATAAAAAATCACTATATTCTTTATATACTCAAAAAATCAATAtgttgtttattatttttggttGATGAGATAATGATCCACCATTACATATCTCTAGTACTTAAGAAATAAGTCTTTTATGCTTTCATTGGATTTAAGCCCTATGAACATCAAGTACATAACTCACATACTGAATAGTAACCATTATTATGCTTTCACATGTGATTTTTGGGTGTTTTAGGCATATGAGTATGCAGTACATAAGGCCATTACTGATTATGTAACATTGATTATGCTTCTATATAAGATTGTTTGTGTTTCTTGCATGTAGATTTTTCAGTACACATAATTCAAAAACTGTTGAATAACAATCAAAAGTGACATGaggtgtgttttttttctttcttcttttcactgCATACCAatacatatatgttgtactgaGGTATAACAGTGCTTTTGTACTATAAAATCATTATGTTGGTTTATGAGATAATGATCTTGGGTATGCAGTACATAAGGCCAATACTGATGAATGTGTTTATGTTTCCATATATGATTGTGTTTAAGTAACATTGTTTATGCTTCCATATATGATTGTGTTTCAGACATGATGATTGTGCAGTGCATAAATGCTACACTgaaataaaattaactaaatTTTTGTAGGGAAGGTTATGCCAAAACCTGGTACGAAGTTGTATAGATCTGGACTCAAAGACTTACATATTTTAGTAGCCAACATGAGATTGAGTGGATATACTTTGAGTGATGCGCAATTACAAAAGATAGACGAAGCATCGTCATTCGCGGACCTCCCTTCAAGCATTGGACGCTTATGGAAGTAAAGCCACATTCTTATGGAAGTAAAGGTGCTCAATACTAGCAGTGTATATTAGTTGTACTATGAAAAAAATACTACAATGTATATTGGTTATAAAAAACACAGTTAAAACTCAAATAAATTTACATCTGAGCATTAATTTATAGTGATCACTCAATGTATGTGTGTGATAAACTTCAGTGTATATCTGCTGCACTGCTTTAATTAGTTTAAGTCTATAATTACATGTACTGGTTTAAATTCAGTTAGTATTTGTTCTACTCAAAAAGAATAGAGTATATATTGATTGTACTACAAAAAAGTTTAAATTCAATATATATTGGTTgtactgcaaaaaaaaataaaaatgtatatTGGTTGTACTACAAAAAAAAGTGTACAATGGAAACTTCAAAATTAGCAATAAATgcaatgaaaagaaataaataaaaaattacataagCTTGAGCAAAAACCAAGGCGTGTTGGTTTATTACATACTAATTTCAAGTACTTCACATACAACCAAAAAATCAGTACATCTGATACATACTGAGAAAGTGAGTGCATAATGGATGCACTGAAAGAAAAATAATGACTGAAAACACTTTCATTCACTTTTAACTCCAGGTATGCAAGGCTttcctccataattttcacaagttACCCTTCTGTAGTTCCCAGAAGAATGAAATTGCTCTTCCCAAATCCCGGTTTAACTTGTTTAGCAGCATCGATTGCCTTTCATGGACAACAACCAACACCAGAGCATTATTTCATGTAAAATTCAGCTACTAAAGCAAATATAACAGTGCATATATGATATATCCTCAGAACCTAAAAATCTACACTAATTGaaaccggaaaaaaaaaaaaactcagaatGTTCAGTACATAACTTACATACTGATTAAAAAACCATGCTTATACTTACATATATGAGTCTATGTGCGTTAAActcttgaacctgtaaatgtgaatTTCCAGAACATAAATGGTATATTCAAAAAGTTCTTAGTGTTTAGATTAGAACTAGAcatcttgaacctgtaaatgtgaccaaaaCCTAACAATATTGACACAGCCATGATGAACAACAGATAAAAATGAGTATCAATATGCAGACATGGAGACCAATGAGACATACTTTGGTGGTATTAGATACATGTCAGATGCAACTTGGGTTTCTCTATCTCAGCAAGTCATGCTGCAACCAAGATAAAACCTACAATAGTAGTCAATCAACTTTCTATCTCTAACCCGCACATATAAGAACTAAACCACTTATTATTGGTTCAAATAATCAAGCTAAAAAGATGTTATATGCATGCATTAATAAGACTTGTAGTATGAAGATCCTCATGAGCTTTAGTTTTACCATGCACATGTATAAACATGTATTCATCCAAATAAAAAATGTGTTATCATAAGAAATCAAACATCATGAGATTATCCTTATTTGAAGAAGACCAAGAAGCAACATCTTCTTCAGGAACTAGTGTAACGTCTTCTCCAGAAACTAAGCATATGCTAGAGGATAATAAACCTGCAAAATATAACAGTACATATATGATATACTCTCAGAAACTAAAAAGCAACACTAATAGAAACCGGAAAAAGACTCAGAATTTTCGGTACATAACTTCCATACTGATTAAAAACCCATGTTTATGCTTACATATATGAGTCTACGTATGTTAGACACTATGAATTTGCAGTACATAAATGTTATACTAAAAACAAAACTAGTTAATCTGCAGAACATAAATGGTATACTTAAAAATTTCCTAGTGTTTGGATTAGAACTAAATatcttgaacctgtaaatgtgaccaaaaCATAACAATATTAACACGACCATGATGAACAACAGATATAAATGAGTATTAGTTCATTCCATCATCATAAtacataaaaaaatgaaaatacagtGCACTCATTACAGACTCCATCAAACACACTATAAATGCATGAGAATGCAATAAAAAATGAGAAATACaatacatatttcagtatttcgcataTGTATTGTAATCATGTATCAAAATAGTAGTGGTCCTTGCTAGTGGAAAACCCATCCACAACCTAACCATTCTTCTCCTGCTCCATAATTGGTTCTTTGTCAAATAAGAACCGCCCTTTAGATAAGATAATCTATATGTTTCTACGTGACAGTTGGGTTTTCAGTAGAGAATAGATGATATGTTCCGTCTAAATTTGGTTTAGCAAAAACATAGGTACTGTCCATTTGAAAAAATGGTAACAACAAATATGCTCAACAATTCGGTGGAAGGGCATTTAAAATTAATTTCCAATCCCCAACATTTCTAAAGTTCCAATATCAATAGTGGTTTTATTATTTAAGAACCAATGACATTGCTAGTTTCTTATCACTAGAAAACTATATCAACTAACAAAGTTTAACGTGTACAATCTTTCATAATCATGCTCAATACATCAAATATGCACTCAATTTATATGGTGACTACTTGCTCAATAAACTTAAACTGTAATGAATAATTGTATAAAATTTAAGGATTCTTTGTTCAGTTAGCAAGTCACAAGAGAGATTCTCACCTCTTCAGAGATTATTTTGGACTTCAAGCTTGCCTTTCCTCTGGAGTGATGCTTTTATGTAATGCTTTTATGCACTTTCCTTCACCCACTTGTCAATACATAGTTTATGCACTGCGATTTTATCTGGAGTGCTGCTTTTAAGTTATGATTGTTCAGCAGTGCAGCGTATATATACTGTGATTTTTCTGCAGTGCATCGTATATACAATATGATTTATCTGCAACAAAACATAGGACCCCTGCCGGAACATTAGATGATTTTGATTCCAGGACAAAATCGCTTAAAAACCACATTTCAGTGATTCTATATCAACTATATAATACGCTTACCCACTGCATAAGCTGATCAAAGAAATTATAAACATCATTTACAAAAAACAACgaacaaacaaataataatcGAGAGAGTATTATTTCAGTAACGCATATATGTACCTATGGATCAAACAACAAGTGGTAAAACTaagaaataaaacagaatcaaaagcagtTTGTATCAGTATGACACATATGCACTGCTAATTTATGAACTAAAAAACAACCATATGTAATGAATCTATCAAAAAAACGGaatcgagagagtcttatttcagtatcgaagatatgtacttatggatcgaacaacaacaagtgataagataaaactaaaaataaaacagaatcaaaagcaatttgtatcagtatgcaacatatgtactactggataatacccctgaaacaacaaacaagcacgaatttgataaaataaagaagcgaaaacaacaagataatcaaagcgatagttcaaatatgttaaaaacaccataatctaaccaaaaaattgagtaattacgatcaagattcataaaaaacaaaccaaaacaaaaataaatctaaaactaaGATTTATGTGTactaccatcaataaataaaaactaagATCTATAATGATCTCCAACAACAGATTGAGATGAATTGAATAATCAACCTAAGAATAAAATATACACCACATACCTTGACTGATTCTTTGTTGATTATCTTGATCTGTAGGTAGCAACAACTTCATGTACGTATCTCAATTGAATTTCTCCATTACAGTGAAAATCCAGATCTAAATagcttaaaataaaataaaacaacattAAAACTAACTAAATCTCGGTTAATCAAACAAAATCGAAATAATTCTCGCATTCGGCGAtgaaaacctaagaaaaaaattcTCTTCTAGCAGCTCTCCCGGTTTGGATATGagaaattaaaatgaaaacaaaaaagtaaAATGAAATTTAGTTACCCAGCTTTTATATACATAAGGGTGTTTTGGGAATTTCAAAAATGCGCGTAGTATATCccacacgtgtgcaggacctgggcttaaaaaaattggtccattttcatgttttcttttaattatggacctctgattagtgggctttaatgggtggacctgccactaactaagaacactataatggtacctattggtaattcctagtaTTAAATATGGTCCGCCCGATAACGTATTTGCCCctagtttctttcatttttttagaCACAATTAACAAAATTAATAGTCCATAATACCAGGTTTGTAGATCCAGTTTATAAGGAAAAAATATGGGACACACTATCGCCAATTGGTGAGGCTTGGAAAGCTTGATTACTCTTGGAAACACTTAACCCTAGGTCTGGGATATCCTCTGATAACACGCATCCCGTCCCATGGGGCACTCATATATGGGAACTAACTCATCACTTAGATGAGACTTACCCTCCCCGACTTCCACACTTTAAATGCTACCTCAAGATGGCTCAGAACTATCCAGTAATCCGGGTAACACCAATTTTACCAATTAGTCCCCCCCTTACTTTCTCAACTCTTGAGCCATCAATGGCAACACCAATCTTACCAATTGGTCCCCCCCTTACTTTCTCAACTCTTGAGCCATCAATACCCTGCAGAATTTAAGACATAACAAAATAAACTCATGAGTATCTACTCCCACCAAACTGTTGGACATGCCACATAATGACAAGACATGACTCTAAGAGTACAGACTTTCATTCGATTGTATGCCACAGAACAGGGTACTAAACAGCAATGCTTTCGAGGAATTAAAGTGGAACGTTATTTCTACTAACCTTGTTTTTCAGATTGACCAAGACCAGATGGTTCTCAATACCACCGGAAACAAGGTCATATCCCAACGCATTTATAGCCTGTTCGGTTGGGAGAATTAGAATCCTAggaattcaattatggggtaatccaattCTTGGAATTGGATTCCAATCCAAAAAATTTATGTTCAGTTGAGGTAATTCAATTACCTTTGTTTTTACCCcggaatccaattccattgcatcattggaccaatgcaatggaaatctaccattttggagggaattggattcctaggaattAAAATTCCCAATTACATAGAGTTCATTAGCcccgttcggttcaaggaattggattccaaggaatacaattccttgaaccgaacgggCTGTTAAGGTCTTCAAGAGTTAACATGTCATAACATAAGAAAATAAACGTTAAGAGAGAGCATGGTATTAGTTTTTAATTCTAAAGGAACATAACCATGTAAAACCCTTACTTCGGCAAACTGTGAGCCATTTTTGAGAACTTGTTCTTGATAAGCCTTGTACTCTAGGGTAGTTGCCTGCATCACATGATATGGAAAATTAATCTACACGAGTTTTGACATTAACAAATCAACAAATCTAGTCCTGTGGATCTCAAGAGTACCAATAGTTGCAACATCAATAAATGTTGACATTATAAACCAAAATAATTGACCGGGTTAATCAGCGAATCAAGGTAAAAACTGCAGAGTAACACATAAAATACACAGAATGAATATCTTTTTCTCTACAGGACAATGCTTTAAGGAGATGCTAATGTGTGTTTGTGTGCATCTACCTTTTGAAGAAATAGTAACATTTCAAATATAGAAAATACAGATTCACTAGAACGAGAAGGATGAAAAAAGTAAAACAAAGGACATCCTGCACAATGAATAAAAAATATCCAATTATCTAAAGAAGAGTCAATCAGTCTGCAAACCTGTTTAATTTTGTCTTCATAGTCATACATGACCTTCATGACAGAATGAAAGGATATGAAAGCAAGAACAACTAGGCTTCCTAATGATaaagtaaaataataaaattcgCCTTCTCTGAATAAAACTGACCTCTGCCTTGTTTGTTGACTTCCTTCAACCCCTTTCCGTAAAAAATCATCGACCCATGTGGTCGACGAAGGAATTTATTATGTGTCGTGGTGGTCACCATATCAGCATACTCAAATGGGGATGGGATGACCCAGCAGCAACAAGACCACTGATATGTGCCATATCTGCCAACAATATAGCCTTTTGCTTGTCGCACACCTACAAATATGTGAAAACTGAAAAGATCATTTTTCAGTTGGTAGGCAGACCTGTATAAAACTAAATATACAGGTGTGACAGAAGGAAATAAAATTTACCCTATATGCATATTCTATCCTAGCAATATGTTGAGAATCTAATGAGTGAGATGGCAACGTTCAGTGAAATGATACCACTGCGGATTAGAGAGTATAATCAACTGGCAATGCCAAAGTCCAAAGatgcaaagaaaaatacaaaCTGAAAAAAGAGTTCAACTGAGCTTGGCTGTACTTAATGTAGTTTACCTGGTGAATGCGTGCATAATCATAGAAGCGTGAATAAGCACTTGCACCAGCAACTATCAGTTTTGGCCTGAAGAGTGTAGCGCTTTTCTCCAACTGGTAATGGAAATTACAgaacaaataaaagaaattatTATCTTCAGCGTTACTTTCTGTGGAAATAATCACTCCTAGTATGCTTGTGTACTTGTGCTGAGCAATAGCTTTCAAAACCAAGTACCTGATCATAATCAATGTAACACGTGTTCTCATCCAATCGGTATAGCATTGTCTCAAAAAACATAGACACGGCGGATATCTTTTTGGTGTCAGTCTGCAGAGAAAGATACAAACATCAAGATTAATTGAAAATACTGTGTTTCCACGAACATGTTACTGACTCGTGCTTGATTGAACATGCATGTGATAACCGCAGCCCGCATATTAAATCAAGTTCTCATATTGGTTCACACCACTTTAAGTTGGAAACAATTGCGCCAGGATATCCATGGGACTACTGAACTACTATACCTACGAGCCTAGGTAAAAagacaaggaaaaaaaatctccCCACTCCGTTGTAAGTGGGATTCGAATTCCAGATTTTTTTGGTACAACCACTAACATcctgtttgtctttttttttttttttggatctgaCTAAAATCACCTGACTCCCTGGGTCTGACTCAAAAAAATGTTTTGTTTTATGAGTCAGGTCTGACTCAACTGATTTATTTCATTAGGACAGAATATACCCTTATACACATCTTAGACCATATAATTTTACACAAAGAAGTTTAGAATGAGCTAGAACCTAACACCGTACGGAAACAAAATTTACCCTGGATCTGTCCTTGTGCTAACAATCTCATCCGGGATGTGTTAGGGATGCTTCTTTGTTCAGCATGCACACCCATTTCGATTGATGTGTGTCTACTATGGGAAAATATATAGATTGGCAGATGTCGCCTAATCCCAGAGAAGCAACGAGACAAGTATATGAATACAGCAGACTAGTAGTACCTTTGATCCTTCCATCATCAAATTCCAGTGTGCATCTTGCATCCGACCATTAATATTGCGAGTTCCTCTATTTTCTTCCAAAACAGCACCTCTTTTCTTTTTCCAAATCTTCTGCTGAAACTCGAACCTATATTGCACAAACGAATAAACAAGTAAATATTGAAGTTCACAATAATCTGCATTTTAGACTGGTAGGTCAGAAATCAATGAAAACGAATTATCAATACCTCATAGCAAAACTCTACTAGAACTGATATAGCTTGTGATAGTAGTTCAAGCTTGACGACAGGCACAAGCAATTCATATATCGTTTCATCTGCCGACGTTGTAGCATTTTGACAAGCACCAAACTCTGCCCCAACACTTTCTAAAAACTTAATAATATCATGATTTGTTGCACTGGAAGCAAGTGTGAGCAACTCCACGATCATCATCCTCTGCACAACCGATCTGCCATCGAAAAATTAACTCGACTAGTCAATCAAGACTGTAATTATACACATCTAGAAAAGAACACTAGTCCAGAACCAGAAATATTGCATTGAGTTCCATCTTCTTCTGACTAAAGGAATTCCTGTCAGTCACTAACAACAAAATCTAACTGCACTTTCACTAGATTTTTTTCCAATTTCACTGCAGTTTCTTCCGATATCACAGCACTATGGCTTGGCATTATCTCAAAACTAATGTCCTACCCACCACCGCAGGTGTCACTAGCTTGTATCTCCGAAGTCTATTCTCAATGAACAGCTCCAGTCAAATGCAGGGGCACACTAGTTAGTCTCCGCCGACTCATACAAATTCTCTACCATCCTCTTCTTTTATCGCTAAATTGACCAGTAACCTACTCAAATTTAAACCCAATTCCCTCTAATCACCAAATTAAAACCCCAAAACCCTATAATGCAATTAACCTAACAAACCACTACAACCCAAACAAGACCAACTTAACAACACCCAATTCATAAAAATCCAAACTTTAATCAATCCAATAGAAACTacaaacaattaaaaaattgaactTTATTCATTAAACATCAACTTACTCAGATTTTACAGCAAGGGCAAGAGCATTACTCATCTCAGGTTTAGAAAGAACGTAATAGAAA
Coding sequences within:
- the LOC113276270 gene encoding serine hydroxymethyltransferase, mitochondrial-like is translated as MRFEFQQKIWKKKRGAVLEENRGTRNINGRMQDAHWNLMMEGSKTDTKKISAVSMFFETMLYRLDENTCYIDYDQLEKSATLFRPKLIVAGASAYSRFYDYARIHQVCDKQKAILLADMAHISGLVAAGSSHPHLSMLIW